One window of Dendropsophus ebraccatus isolate aDenEbr1 chromosome 13, aDenEbr1.pat, whole genome shotgun sequence genomic DNA carries:
- the LOC138770359 gene encoding heme-binding protein 1-like translates to MQREGCRMSGGVQEPAAAGMITLDDLENMTDELGSDSAYNSNGSVEEEAEPMEDGEQDRLLNYWQTVARGHQVEVPNDMAEPIQQLTRNGRTEERQTVPFLLLGCKEKCGEVLYEKRQYGKAKWACIKMSEERYEQSICMGFMKLMRYICEQNSSGLYLGMSIPILTTVHTDEARTGLTRSVTVAYYIPNHLQDDPPQPTDAEIFIEEWPATVVFSRAFNGATNEESIMHEISLLAELLESPDLCLQDTFIIAGYTNPAAANRRNEIWFLQRP, encoded by the exons ATGCAACGTGAAGGATGTAGGATGAGCGGAGGGGTGCAGGAGCCCGCGGCGGCCGGCATGATCACTTTAGACGACTTGGAAAACATGACGGACGAGTTGGGGTCCGACTCGGCGTATAACAGCAACGGAAGCGTCGAGGAGGAAGCGGAACCCATGGAAGACGGAGAACAGGACCGGCTGCTCAACTACTGGCAGACCGTGGCGAGAGGACATCAGGTGGAGGTGCCAAATG ATATGGCAGAACCCATTCAACAGTTAACAAGAAACGGTCGGACAGAAGAGCGGCAGACGGTTCCCTTCCTGCTATTGGGCTGCAAAGAAAAG TGTGGAGAAGTCTTGTATGAGAAGAGACAATATGGAAAAGCCAAATGGGCTTGTATCAAGATGAGCGAAGAGCGGTACGAGCAGAGTATATGCATGGGGTTCATGAAGCTCATGAGATACATCTGTGAACAGAACTCCTCAG GCCTATACCTGGGCATGAGTATCCCAATTCTAACAACAGTGCACACTGACGAAGCAAGAACCGGACTCACACGGTCGGTGACAGTGGCTTATTACATCCCAAACCACCTTCAGGATGACCCACCTCAACCTACAGATGCGGAAATCTTCATTGAGGAGTGGCCAGCTACAGTAGTCTTCTCTAG AGCATTCAATGGAGCAACCAACGAAGAGTCCATTATGCATGAAATCTCCTTGCTGGCCGAGCTGTTAGAGTCTCCGGACCTGTGCTTGCAGGACACCTTTATCATTGCGGGATACACAAACCCAGCAGCAGCCAACAGACGGAACGAAATCTGGTTCCTGCAGAGGCCTTAA